The window CCTCGTCAAACCAGTCAAGGGAGTCCACTTGGCGGTGCTTATTCTGTTTGCGTTTCTCACGTTCGTGCTTCATGATCTCTCTCGCCTCGGACAGCAGAGCCTGCGTGGCCCGCACCTGGGGGTGGAAGCGATGAATAAGCGGTAGCAGCCAACGTGGCCAGGATCGCAACGCCATTACAGCACCCAACCCCACAACAGTGTATTGGGAGTTGATTTCAACCCATCGCCTGTTGCCAGACATCTCAGGACCCAGAAATGCACGAACTGATACTTGCGCAACCAAAAGGAGTGCTGTTTGGTACAGTGATACAGCGTGCCATTCTAAAACATGTTGCTTAGTCCCTTAACATTTGAAATGTGAGTCAGGAAGCAGACGTACGAGAATCATCACTCCAAGTGGATTTGAGGCATCCAGCTGTTTCCACCGAGAGATCGGAGACCAACTGTGCTAGAATGAAGAGAAATATCAGCGGCCGTTCAAGCTCATAAGCGTATTTCAGACCCATGACTTACGCAAAGCCCGATTGAGTTTCTTGGTAATGACATCGTGCATGAGGCCTCTATGAGTGCCAGCGAAGGCAAAAGCTTCCATGCCTGGAATGAATCCCATCAATTCCTATATTGTACCTTAGCCACCAACGACCACAATATGGACGGGGAATCGTCACATCTTACGGTATTAGTGTAAACTCCTGCAGAAAGTCCGTTGTCTTCTCTAATTTCGGTGGCATAATGAGGACCCAAGACGATGACTTCGCCAAGGTCAGTCTGCACGCGGAATGCATTCTTATTCTGTGAAGAGACTGGTTAGATGCTTGTTGCCAACAGCGGCTAAAGTCCATCAACTACTACTCACCTTCGCAAAGCCCTCCTTCCTCAGAGACGTGAAGTCTGTGATGAACTGCCGTATCCCTTTGCCTGTGAACCAGCGCTCAAAGAAGCCGAGCTGATGGGCCAGTGGCAAATGTCGTACTTTGAAGTAGTATGAAGCACGTAACAAGACCTGGGACAAACACAGTGCTATGATTGCGCATACAAATGCAACCAGCACCCCACGACCAGAGATGAATGAGCTAGGATGGCTGATCAACCTCATGGTGAATCCAAATTATCAGTGAGATCAACTAGTATATTCAGATGAGTGTGGTGGTTGTCTGTTGATGTCTCCCATTGCTTCACCAGACGGGTCGAAAGAGCTGAGAGGTTGGCCATTAGCCAGCCCACTGTCGCCGGGCTTCATTTGTGCAATTATCCAACATGCAGGTTTCTCTCAAACTTAGAAAGGACACCTCAAGGTACGTACTAGGGTTTGATGGGTAAATTGAATACCCACCAAATGTAGTTCATGGGTTGTAATCCACAGACAGCCTAGGTTCACACCCTGAGGGGCTTAACACTCGCATATCTTAAGGTATCTGGACTTAGATCAGCATGTTCGCAAGCCAGAGGATACATGACAAGGGTGTAAATAAACCTTTTGCCCGCAACCATAGTAGTTCATCGCGTTTCCACGCCGCTCCCTTGCAAAGGGGTGGCCCGTAGAAGGGACAAAAGACGAACGGAGACTTTAAGTTTTGCCAGGGTGATTCGTTGCGGGTCAAGCCCGTTGCCATATACGGACGGACTGTTCGTGAATAAGGTTAGGAATACGGGAGGGAGTGCGGAACCGGGGAATCGAAAGTTTGCTGTTGATCGACCAGGTTTCTAGCCAGGGATTGTATTCCGTCGGCTGTGCGACCTCaagagggaccgccttggccgcgTATCTTAGGTAGTTGTGTTAGTCAATTCCTGGGATTTCGATTGGGCCAAAGTTTATTTGCAGTGCTTTTGCTTAGAGAACTATGCCCTTGGCAGAATTGAGGTCCAGCCACACCCGTAGTCTAGCCTTTACCCATGCATAGGTACGGGGCGTGAACTTAACCTTCTCGCCCTGTCTTGGCTTCGTAGTGTCTGTCCGGTCTGAAACTTTTGACTGAAAAGCGGGCACTTGTTGCAACATCACGATATTGGCGGCTTACAAACGAATAAGTTATGGTTTGGTGATCGGCTCGAGACATGACGCGGCCCCGCGGATAGCAGAAGTATCACAGCAACGACATCGTGTGACCAAGTCAATCGAGTCAGGCGCCACTCATGCCAGCCTTGCATTCGATCTAAGCTCTTTACGGTCAATTTGCCGTTGACGTGTGTTGACAAGAAATATCCGGATCCGAAGTACGAGTAATGGTTCCGACTAGGCATATCGCACCATTGCAGTTACTATCACCAACAACAAGGACAGCGTCGGACACATCCCGTTTCGGTGAGAAGGTTTGGAGAGTTTATTAAAGATAAGGCAGCTAAATTTAGTTGCCACTGAGTACGGCAAAAAACTATGGCTAGACCGGCCCAAATCACCCTCCTACGCTTCTGTACTGAGAAACGGCTCAAACATGCCCACGCAGTGTGGCTCTCCTTCTGCCGGAGTCAGCTTCTCCGGTACTAGCTCTCTCGTCTGGCGTAAATTGATTGTGCCCCAACGAAGATACTCGGCAAATGTTTCGGGTGCACAGTCGGTGTCGTGGTGTTGAGGGTCATCCCAGATGTCCGCTAGGCTAGAAGCCATGGCATTCTTCAGGCCATGGCAGAACTTCATCAGAAGCGTGTTAGCGAGCATGTCATTGACGAACGTCTCTGCCTCCTTTCGCTGCTCTTCTGGGGCATCGTAGCGTGTCGTCAGCAACTCGAACTGCTTGTAGCCCATAAATCCAGTCCTCTCCTGGTAGTACCACATTTCTTTTAATGCCGGGAGTAGGAAAGCCTTCCTTTCAATCCACTCGCGGCCGTTCCATCCGTCTTCCTTGTCAACCAAGTCACGTAGTCGCTCCAGGCAATGTACTTGGGCCCCATAATCCATGATGGCGCGAGACTTGGTGACCTCCTCGTGTTTCTCGTTCATGATGATCTTGTCTGTGGGCGCGCCGTAAGGCTTGAGATGGCGCAGGAGGGTGTGGCGAGAGAGACCTTCGCAGCTCGTAGCGTTGCCCCAGATATAAAGAAACGTCTCATGCCAGCGGCGGATGAGATCGCAGTCTTTCcgcgccatcatccatgtGTTGATGATCGACGTCTCGCCCGGACGTGTTTCGTACGTGAAAGCTGCGAATTCGTATGGCGTCTCGGGGTCTACAAGCAAGCTCCagatgtcgtcgatggagCGCACCAAGATTGCCCCGACATCCAACCAGCAGCCTCCATACAAGTAAAGCAGAGGGAGGCGCACGAAGTCGGCCGAGTGCGTGGCGACGTACGGGCCCGACATGCTCCCCTTTCTCATGGCTTCTGGGAGCATCTCCGGTGGCACGAAACAGCTTGCGTTGCTTGGAGAGCCAGGGACACCATCCAGCACGCGTACGTTCCATGATGGGCCCAACAGTCGTGCCCAATGCACAACGTTCCGCTTCGACCAGGGCGGCATAGCGTCGAACCCCGTGTGCCAATAAGCCCACAAATTCTTTTCATCGCCATCTGGCTTGGTGGGCGCCATCAGCAGGGCAATGATATCTTCGTCACTACGGCTGTCCAGCTGAGATGAGGGAATTCGCAGTGTGCCTCTCGGTACTTGTCTTATTGCGGGCATTTTGGGTCGGTTGTTCTTGAAGACGGATAATTGAAAGCAATATAGATAGGTCTAGGTTGTGGATCGATGACGATGCAAAGAGTTGTAGGACTGGAAAAGGATACAGAGCTTATATACAACCCACGGGATAGGAGCAAGCTCCCATCTGACAATTGGTCAGATTCAAGCCCGATCCTTGTCGACCGATTGCCAGCCCCACCGCGCAAGTTCAAGGTTTGTCACCACACACGATTGTTCATTTGGATTTCATTTCATTACATTCGTACTCTATAGAAATAACTTGTTGGTTTGAGTATCCTTTGAAAACTCCCAGTCCATTCACGACTTCACCAACAAGTCAGCGGCCATTACTCAAACGGCCAAGACTATGCATCCTCCTTGGGAGGAGTCTGGTCATACGAGACAATGCAGCGCATCTCGATGCTCTCTCTGTCGTAGCCTTGAGCATGTTCTGGGTCGACAAAAGCCGAATGCACAATCCTTCGGACGGGTCCATGCGAATCGAAGTTCTTGAAAATCAAAACCTCGTCTGGCTGCTGGGCGTACTTGAAATACCAGCGATGGTTCTCGTTTGGACCTACAGCCCAGGCCTCCTCTATACGTTCATCTGCCTGGATGGGCATAGGAGCCAAGTCCGTTTCATCGACTACGGATGTGGCATCGGCACATGCGAACGGATCCTTGTAGATCGTCTTGACAGGTCGCCAGACCTTCAATGACCTGTTTAGCACCTTCATCGTATGGGGTTATAGAACCAGGGGAAAACTTACGTTCATGATGGCGAAGCGCCCCTGAACAACCTTTTCCGCAAATGACTTGTCTGGGATTCGGCTTAGAGCAATGATCTTCGCTCCGTCGTACGACTGATCGCAGTGAACAAAATGAACGGGGTTCTCCGTTGGAATATCTTTGTTGGCGTTGGGCTTCACGGGCCCGCGAGTCTGGTGATCGTAGCAGTAAACATAAGAAGCTCCGGTTCTACGACAGTGGATTAGCTGGGTTGAGCTCTGACGTGTCTGTGATGACAGTATGGAAGGGTTCGTGTTGACGTACAACTTCTTAACGAGATCAATGACCTCTGGATACAAAACAGCCTTGACCCTTTCATCATCGGCGAACTCGGCTTTAGACACTTTGGTTTGATGTTTGACGTATTGGAAACCATGGGTTTCGAGAGTGAACTTGTCTATCTCGGCACTGACGTCCTTAACCACAAACTCTCTAGATACCACAGGCTTCTGGTTCCCAGGAAGATCTTTGATGTTCTTTCTGTGTTTTAGAAAGAATAAATCCGGTTAGTGACGATATATCACGCAAAATGACATCAAGAGAGTGACATTTCAAATCTTACCGCTGTTCCTCGTCTGAGGGAAACGAAATAGGGTCTGCCCAAGTGGGATTGCTCAAGTCCACATAGGTGAAAGTCGCCTGAACGTCACGAGGAGACATGGTAGTAACTGTGGCCATTGTAGAAGCGAGATTTCGACAACGAATCAAAGTTAATGGCTAGTTCAATGAGTGAAAACACGGTATGATTACAACTTGACGGGTGATGGTTCAGAGAATTCGCTGTTCAAAGTTCCCATTGCGTCGCTGAAATACTTATGCCCGAGCCTTGCAACCAACCGCCGAACTAAGTCATGTCCTCCGCCTGGAACAATGCTGGGCGAGACGCCGTTGCAAGACGCCGTCATCCAAGACACCATACGACCGACTCCCACGTCCCTCGACCACAACGGCCTTCCGACTGCTACACTGGGAGGATCTAATTCTACCGCAAGTTTGACTTTCAGGTCATGTATTGGAATGCTCTCACCTGGACACTCCCATATCCCTCTTGTCGGCTCGGGTGGGTCGAGATGTCTCCATTGCAGGGCATAAGTCGCCGGTCTATATTCAAAGGATACAAGTGACTGAACTATCCCCGCAGGAACAATCATTATCCAGACAGTCATGCAAAGGACGCCCCTGAAATGTGGAAACCAGGAATCATGCTCTCGGTCACACCGCTACTTCCAAGCTTAATTGATGAAAGAGTGGTGCATTCGCTGCCCAACTCAGCAGTTCTGCTTTTTGACTTTGACCGTTGAATCCAATATCTCGGTGCGTTCAATTTCGGACCATTTTCCCGTACCAATTTGCTTTTGAATAGTCACAAGTGTAGATGTGGACTCGCGGCCAGAAGATCCCTGCAATCACTACCACTAAGCCATGCTAATCACTGAAACTTTAAgttggccgccgcctccgccttATCCTAGCAGCGGATTTCCCGCAGGCAGTCGACAGCTGGCTTGGTGGAGTTCGGGGACATGCAACAACCCGGGTCAAGCTGTAAGTAAACCTTGGAGGATGAGGTGGCTGAAGCAGAAAGAGCCTGCCGTACTGTGAGTTTAGTGAGTC is drawn from Colletotrichum destructivum chromosome 6, complete sequence and contains these coding sequences:
- a CDS encoding Putative cytochrome P450, which gives rise to MRLISHPSSFISGRGVLVAFVCAIIALCLSQVLLRASYYFKVRHLPLAHQLGFFERWFTGKGIRQFITDFTSLRKEGFAKNKNAFRVQTDLGEVIVLGPHYATEIREDNGLSAGVYTNTELMGFIPGMEAFAFAGTHRGLMHDVITKKLNRALPQLVSDLSVETAGCLKSTWSDDSQWHAVSLYQTALLLVAQVSVRAFLGPEMSGNRRWVEINSQYTVVGLGAVMALRSWPRWLLPLIHRFHPQVRATQALLSEAREIMKHEREKRKQNKHRQVDSLDWFDEVASQRGDQYDPAVAQLTFAVAAMHSTTDQLCQVLIDLRNHQDVVDALRRELIEAVTREGWKQAAFNQLKLMDSVLKETQRLKPINQVFNKRAVLRDLELSNGVRLPKGAFIAVSAHQMRDPDLFPDPDDFKADRFIERAESDPDKARFCGFSSVSIDHTGFGFGKHACPGRTYVALELKVLLAHILLKYDFKMPDSAEPSLMNHGFDSLTDMTASILVKRRKEEIELPA
- a CDS encoding Putative afumC-like glycosyltransferase, nucleotide-diphospho-sugar transferase, translated to MPAIRQVPRGTLRIPSSQLDSRSDEDIIALLMAPTKPDGDEKNLWAYWHTGFDAMPPWSKRNVVHWARLLGPSWNVRVLDGVPGSPSNASCFVPPEMLPEAMRKGSMSGPYVATHSADFVRLPLLYLYGGCWLDVGAILVRSIDDIWSLLVDPETPYEFAAFTYETRPGETSIINTWMMARKDCDLIRRWHETFLYIWGNATSCEGLSRHTLLRHLKPYGAPTDKIIMNEKHEEVTKSRAIMDYGAQVHCLERLRDLVDKEDGWNGREWIERKAFLLPALKEMWYYQERTGFMGYKQFELLTTRYDAPEEQRKEAETFVNDMLANTLLMKFCHGLKNAMASSLADIWDDPQHHDTDCAPETFAEYLRWGTINLRQTRELVPEKLTPAEGEPHCVGMFEPFLSTEA
- a CDS encoding Putative hydroxylase/desaturase AsaB; the protein is MATVTTMSPRDVQATFTYVDLSNPTWADPISFPSDEEQRKNIKDLPGNQKPVVSREFVVKDVSAEIDKFTLETHGFQYVKHQTKVSKAEFADDERVKAVLYPEVIDLVKKLTGASYVYCYDHQTRGPVKPNANKDIPTENPVHFVHCDQSYDGAKIIALSRIPDKSFAEKVVQGRFAIMNVWRPVKTIYKDPFACADATSVVDETDLAPMPIQADERIEEAWAVGPNENHRWYFKYAQQPDEVLIFKNFDSHGPVRRIVHSAFVDPEHAQGYDRESIEMRCIVSYDQTPPKEDA